A single Anopheles maculipalpis chromosome 3RL, idAnoMacuDA_375_x, whole genome shotgun sequence DNA region contains:
- the LOC126563621 gene encoding thiamine transporter 1-like: protein MQPWLRVSLLLCVFGFFRELRVSEPFVTEFLSGEWRDIEPEQLNRDVYPIGTYSQVALLVFMFLLTDVLRYKSIIVFSACLGIVIWSLLLWTESLAALQVVQVLYGAYMASEVAYYTYIYAKISREKYQQVTGNTRAAILLGRFLSGVISQILVSTGAMNVRDLNYITLGTQAFSLLWSFFLPPVKTSVYFYSRDEDVKPTTGAVACDPDSQHQHEQQQQSGNALEHSAENALDVSYKFSTNESPDNSPCDQSKTIENGELKDVPVATQPKARFSASRAVRLLWTHFISAYRQLPVVQWSLWWALAMAGFIQVQVYVQLLWHEIDQDQGTLFNGGAEALLTLLGAISALAAGYIANRIFEQWALWILTVCSGLQGGLIFYSGFATNIWVAYVLYILFGTLYLFMVTMASAIVAKYLEEDSFGLIFGINTFVAIGVQALLTLATISERGLMLDPRDQFKVYGGYFLALSIIYLIAAIVASVSRQWPLRRKEATATIPESSPAPATTRCESMAVSGRME, encoded by the exons ATGCAACCATGGCTGCGGGTGTCCCTGCTGCTGTGCGTCTTCGGATTCTTCCGCGAGCTGCGCGTTTCCGAACCATTCGTCACCGAGTTCCTTTCGGGCGAATGGCGGGACATTGAGCCGGAGCAGCTGAACCGTGACGTCTATCCGATCGGCACGTACAGCCAGGTCGCACTGTTGGTGTTTATGTTTCTGCTCACGGATGTCCTCAG ATACAAATCGATAATTGTATTTTCCGCCTGCTTGGGCATCGTCATctggtcgctgctgctgtggacGGAATCGTTGGCTGCACTGCAG GTCGTACAAGTGCTGTACGGTGCCTACATGGCCTCGGAGGTTGCCTACTACACGTACATCTATGCCAAGATTAGCCGGGAAAAGTATCAACAGGTGACTGGCAACACACGGGCCGCCATCCTACTCGGCCGCTTCCTGTCCGGTGTAATCTCCCAGATTCTGGTTTCGACCGGTGCCATGAATGTACGCGACCTGAATTACATTACACTCGGCA CGCAAGCCTTTTCTTTGCTATGGTCATTTTTCCTGCCACCGGTAAAAACGAGTGTTTACTTCTACTCTCGCGACGAGGACGTTAAACCGACCACTGGAGCAGTGGCTTGCGATCCTGATTCTCAGCACCAGCacgaacaacagcaacagagtGGTAATGCATTGGAACATTCCGCGGAAAATGCATTGGATGTTTCATACAAATTTTCTACCAACGAGTCTCCTG ATAACTCCCCCTGTGACCAAAGCAAAACCATCGAAAATGGGGAATTGAAAGATGTACCGGTGGCCACCCAACCAAAGGCACGCTTTTCCGCCTCACGCGCGGTACGACTTCTGTGGACACATTTCATTTCCGCCTACCGGCAGCTACCCGTCGTCCAGTGGAGCCTATGGTGGGCGCTGGCGATGGCCGGTTTCATACAGGTGCAGGTGTACGTCCAGCTACTGTGGCACGAAATCGACCAGGACCAGGGCACGCTGTTCAATGGTGGTGCCGAGGCACTGCTAACGCTACTCGGTGCGATAAGCGCCCTGGCGGCCGGTTACATCGCAAATCGAATCTTCGAACAGTGGGCCCTCTGGATTTTGACCGTGTGCTCCGGGCTGCAGGGTGGGCTCATCTTTTACTCCGGCTTTGCCACCAACATCTGGGTGGCGTACGTGCTGTACATCCTGTTCGGCACACTGTACCTGTTCATGGTCACTATGGCAAG CGCCATCGTGGCAAAGTACCTCGAGGAGGACAGTTTTGGGCTGATCTTCGGCATCAATACGTTCGTCGCGATCGGGGTACAGGCGCTGCTAACACTCGCCACAATCTCCGAACGTGGCCTGATGCTTGACCCACGGGACCAGTTCAAGGTGTACGGTGGCTACTTTTTGGCACTGTCGATAATCTACCTAATTGCTGCCATCGTCGCCAGTGTGTCCCGGCAGTGGCCCCTGCGACGAAAGGAAGCAACCGCAACCATCCCAGAAAGTTCACCAGCTCCGGCTACCACACGGTGTGAATCGATGGCCGTAAGTGGCCGAATGGAATAG